CAGTGTTCGCGGAGGTGGATCTAACGGCAATATGACCTctgttaacaataattattattagttcacAAATATGTATTAACAGGTATAAGCTGTTGCCATTAAAGGCGCATAAACTTTCAGAAACTATTCAGAACATCATACACGATATCTTCTTAGCGAAGTTATGTTGAGAAATACATATTTGCCTCTACAATAGACTTAGATCCACCTCTGTTTTGGTCTTTGTTAAAATTGTAAAGGATCCAGGATCCTACTTAACTGTTAACGCAGAAAATCTTGTGGAACATATATTCTAAAGTTAGACGCTGTTAGCCGAGAACTGTCGTTCGCTCCGGTGTTCGAGTTCCTTTTTGCACTCAAATAATGATCAAAGTACAAACTTACTAATACTATTATATTGTGAGCGCGAGCGCCGTATGTACATACCACTAGCGTATTGAGAAAACCAGCGTAGCGACGGGAGTCTAATCGACCTTTTTAAAATTAGATcgtttattttgtttcaaatgcCTTACACCAAATTACATCTTAGACTTGAACTACAACATTATCAAACTGTTCACACCAATTCGTTTTGTCATAGCCACTTTGCTTTCCCCCGTCTCCTACGCTGATTCTCTTCCGCGTCCGTGTGCGCTGTCTCCGGTAGTTTTTGGAAGTATTTACTCGTTTTGAATACTGTGTTTAAATTATTGCCACTGTTATAATCAGGTCCGAATGATTGTAAACACGTCGGTTTTTTCGAACGTCCGCACGATATGCGGTGATGTATTTTGCGAGCATGTTGAGACCGATCCGATCGTCGGGTCGGTGTCGTGACGTGTGACGTTCACTCCAACCTCACAGTGTCGTAGTCGGCCGCGTCGGCGCCGATATCGGAGTATTTTTGTAGGGTGCGGGCTTCGAAGCTGTCCAGTATCTTTATAAACTATCgcaattttttatgaaactaTTGCTACGTTTACACCAATAGTCGTAATGTCGCAGCCCGCACCGCGACGACATAAGAGGTAGCGCGAAAGTAGAGGTACCTCGACTTTTTGATCTCGAATTGCGACTGAGTCGGTCGGTGTTAGTGTTAAACGAAAATCTTAATCACTAACGAAGCCAAATATTTTCTTAACACGAACACACGGTCCACGCGTAATTCCTTAATagattatcaaaatatttttatcagttaTTAAATGTCAATTGGTATGAACGCGATGCGCCGCCCCCTGTGCAATATGAGCTCGACGTTTGGATTTATTTAGTGTCGGCGACGCGATCGTATCGCAGTCGTGTCGCCGCCCGCCCGTAGACGCCTCCGTCGCCCCTGTGACGTCATCTGGCGCGCTCGTCGTTCGTACGTTAAATTGGTTGTATCTAGTTGTAACTTATGTTAGTAGTTTATTTAGCAGGGCTAATTCTGTTACTCTTGTTGTgttataaacaaaaatgaaaaaaaaaaacataaaatatgtggtGCGAGTGGAATCAGTGAATGTAAAGACATTTAACAAATTTTCAAATTAATACGGTAAAAGTACTAAGACTTTTTTAAAAATCGCTTGGATAAAGATTGTATGTACATAGTGTTAAGTTACGTAGTATAAGTGCAGTTTTAGATGTAGTAGGTATAACAAATTGTATGGCAGGGCGCTCGGCGCCTTTCTTTTGTTAACATTTTTCTTTTGTGTTTTATTCCCACTACGGATTCGTTACTGTCCTGTCCATGGTAATTTTGACTTGTCAGTAAACTGCAAGCTGCGAGCCGAACCCCAGGCCGGAGCGAGGGGGGCCTCCGGGCCTCAGgagccactttttaatttaaatattttccgGGCGCAATACTCCTTTTTCCGAGCGTCGCCTATCGTTTAGTGTCGGGTTGTAGAGTCGACCGTTGGCCTACTGTACTGTCTCCGGCCCCCCTCCCCGCCTCGCCTCCGACCCTAGCTATACATATCCCCTCACTACAACTGAGTATAATTTCGTTTGTATATTTACATGCCACTTTGTATGGAAATTCTGAAATCAGTTGTAGATTTTGTACACGTCGATACAATCAAAGATGCTCAGTGTGCGACGTATTTGATTGTATCGAACGATCGAGAAGGCTTGCAGTGGTGTATGTAGCGACAATCAATGGTGATATTTACaagataatttatattatgtttttatatacTGAATTAACAAGCGTAATAAAGAGTGAGCAATGGCACATCTTAAAcggtgttttattattatgaagaatAACCTAATGTTAAAATGTTTGGGACGAGAACATTTTCCTaccttttagtaaaataatatggttCAACCATTTGGTTATATAAGAGAAAAATAggtaaaactaaataaaacaaCGGACTTAAAGATGATTATTTATTATGCCTAAATCACATAGAAGTaaactttttttcttaataCTTACATAAATCACAATATGCCATACTTCTTAAAAATCTCGATGATTCTCAAACATagtcaataaaatacaataatttatcttGGGCGCCAAGACAATATTCAAGTATTACAATAAATTTAGAAGATAACGAATGAATAGGCGACATGGGATCATAGAACAAAATATAGAAAACCGAAGGATCATTGTGATGAAAACACGAACTTGCATGTAAAATCTGTAACTACATTTTTAACACAGACATCGAATACACACATATACAGTCAACAAAAgacgttttttaaataaaatgtaaccgTTTTTTGACTTCTCAGATGATAAAAGTTATTTCATGTACATTTAATCATTcattacatattaatcataattattCACAAACAGGAACCACaatttcgaaaactttttggCGTATAAAATTTGACTTGACTAATGAGTCGCACagttaaaattttcttttaaaataattttatatcaattaacatttaacatacaaattgtatgtttGATCTAATCCATAACAAAGCAAAATTACATAGGTCTCGTCTCCAGAACAAAATGTAACAATAagtctaattaattattattccctACCTGCATTATTTTATGGCCTTTGTCACCCTCGTTCATAAGTGAAGCGAGGATATAGATTCTTACACAGTAACGATAACAACTTGGACAATGTTCATAATCCACTACTgctcaaataaataattgaaaccCAACAggcacaataatataattatgtagattACCCAGTATCACCAGGCAGTGGTTGTGTGGTCGCCGGTCGGTGCCCAGTACCCACGTTTTAACAATTTATATATAGCAGAAAAGGAAGAAATAGTTTTGAACAATCCAAAgattggtaataataataaagaaataaataatttcaatcTCCTGCTTAATCTTTTGCAGATTGTAATGGCCTATTTTACTTTTGTTGATGCTTAATCGTAGTGAGATTTACTATTTCTTGTTAGATACACTAAAGTACTTGAGTAATGTTCTACTTTTGCTCGTTAATTTGGGAGTTTTTTCAGTGGCTGAATTTCTTCTAGCGGGTATTTCTTTCGGGCTCGATGGAGCTGGGAGGTTGATTTTTTCTACTGGGTCAGTTTTGCCCTTCTTCTCTCTGGCCATCAAAGTCAACCAGTCGGTGGTGTCCTGTTTCTTCTTCACGGGCGACATCAATCTCAGGTGCGGCGCCTCACCGTCCAGCACGAAGTTCGGTAAATTATTAGTAGGCGTCGTAATGCTGATTATTCTAACCTTCGTGGGTGACACTTTTACTGGGGACCTGCTAGATCCGGGCGATATAGTCTTTGGGCTTTTGGGGGACAGGATTTTGCAATTTTTCTTCTCGTAGTTCTTAGTGGGCGTCATAAAGGAAGTCCCAGGTTTGGGGGCTAAATATGTCCAATCACTAGGGCCCGGCATCTCCCCGTCCTGGCACATTTTCTTGTTTGGGACGGAGGCGTCCGAACACAAAATTCGACGCTTGGTAGGCGCCGATAACGCTTTTGATTCGTCACCTTCCGGTATGAGAGGCATGTCGAGTTTCATTCTTTTTATACCGCTCTCCCCTTCGTCGGCGTCTCTCGTAGCGTTCATCAAGTCTGTGAGGCATCGCTTTGTTCTTCTAACGGTCCCGCTCTCCGAAAGGCCGCGTGTACGTTTTGTACTGTGTGAACTCGGGGTTGTGATCATTTTACGTTTCAGTGAGTTTGGTGTTTTCTCTAAAGCCCCCCACTGGGGAAGGCTGGCTACCTCCACGAGTGGCACGACCTCCGCTCTTCCCTTTACCTCCTCATCTTTATCTGGAAATTCCCGGCCGATGCGCCAAATTTTGTGTCTCGCGTCGTCACTGCAAGTGACGATTTTAGTGTCACCTTTCTGACACCAAGCGGCGCACGTCACCTCCGCCCAGTGGCCCGTCAACTTTACTATGGGCTGGGAATATTTTACATTCCAAATATAAGCATTCTTGTCGCTACTTCCGCTGACCAAATACATACTATCTGGACTGAGGCTCGTCTTGATGTAGAACGTGTTGTTCTCGTGGCCGACGTATCTTCGCTCCGGTAGGGAGTTGTATGTGGATATGTTGAAGCAATAGATAACATTATCCATGCAGCTAGCGTAAAGTCTCACTCGCGAACTGTCGATGATTAGGTTTGTGTATCCATTCTTTGTAGAGCTTCCGCAATATGGAATGGAATGCTTAGGAAGTGGctcttttttgtaaatattgtaattttttctgAGGTCCCATACTTTAATATTCCCGTCCCATTCTCCACACGAAATCAACGTTGTATCATCTTGGAAAACCAAGCCAGTTATACTTATAGCTCTCTGATTGTCTATTCTGGGTCTCTTACCGTGAGATCCAGGTGTCTTGGGTGTGAAGCTGGCGTGGCAATTCATGAGACAATTATCTGGTTTCTGAATGACGAGGGGTTGAGTACTGCTAGCGCGTATGTCCCAGATGAGAATATGACCGTCGCGCGCCCCTGTAGCAAAGACCGAGGGCTCAGTCGGTCTGAAAACTGCCGTTTTCACTGACCTGGTGTGGCTGGCAAACATTTGAATTCTTCTGGGTGCTGCTTCACCTACATCCCAAAGGCATGCTGTGTGATCACctagaatataaatattatagaaatcatttttataccTAAACTAGcggcaaacgttattttgccatataaaatattttatcgctATCCCGCCGCCagtctattatttatttaacaaatgcacttatcaatataaaaagtagatgctgtccgattctcaaccctagccgatatgctcgctaaaaTTGACGAAATTCGCCGTTTCGGAGTAGTTCAattacgcacaccgtgacacgagatttttatatattctatacataatattataaaacaagtcgcttttttccctcatgtccctttgttccctttaatctttaaaactacgcaacggattttgatgcggttttctttaatagataagagtgattcaagaggaaggttataggtatgataacattcattaaatagtggagacaTACTGTTACCTATTGTtagggtttctaatgtgatgtcgtaaataattaagtacattttttccgcttacattgcaaacgcaggctgaaccctacgagatttatcaaaataatgtaccaagtattgtacacaatgaaaaggtctacagaaagctccgcgatggtatatgtctatctcttatggatatctcACAATGTTATTGTGAGGTATCCTATTATTCGTAGGAGATATCCATAAAagattttctttttacgacaaataatggctaattttcgaagcaattttaataaacacagcattaatccttatccaattaaataacttaaatacattatgatttaatttagatctatatggccctttacagcatatgatttaaatgaatattttcgaagatattacaggttaaaaaaaccggccaagtgcgagtcggactcgcgcaccgagggttccgtacaaacctgcaaggtttataaagttcgttcattacgacaatcgagtcataactatggtatttttatagaattttttttttcacgggttaaaggctaataaatataattagatctaagtatttgatatgaatttcaacttgatagctctacgcgttcatgaggaaaaaaaccggccaagtgcgagtcggactcgcgcatcgagggttccgacagcttaaaggtattatagacctgagtatttggtatgaatttcaatttaatacctctacgcgtttatgaggaaatgggtagtaagtttaaaattattaaaaaaatatatattatgtgatgtaactaaaaatttatggttttcgtaatttttcctttatctatgctataagacgttgcttcgtaccaaatttcaagattctgagttcacgggaagcaccctgtaggttttgattcccttgcaagtgtcgaaaatttgcggcataaacggctgtatcttttgattgcgttggcttagaagtttgattttttcacagcttcaagggacagtagacctgagtaattgatataaatttcagcttcatacttccacgcgttcctgagaaaaagggtcttgacagacggacagacggacaacaaagtgatcctataagggttccgttttttccttttgaggtacggaaccctaataataagtttatatttattaaaaaatatatattttgtaatgtaactaaaaatttaaggttttcggaatttttcctttatatgtgctataaaacgttgcttcatgccaaatttcaagattctaggtcgactggaagtaccctttaggttttgattcccttgcgagtacttgcgagtttcaaaatatgcagcttaaattgctgtttcttttgattgcgttgacatagaagtttgattttgttacagcttaaaggtattatagacctgagtatttggtatgaatttcaatttaatacctctacgcgtttataaggaaatgggtagtaagtttaaaattattaaaaaaaaatatattatgtgatgtaactaaaaatttatggttttcgtaatttttcctttatctatgctataagacgttgcttcgtaccaaatttcaagattctgagttcacgggaagcaccctgtaggttttgattcccttgcaagtgtcgaaaatttgcggcataaacggctgtatcttttgattgcgttggcttagaagtttgattttttcacagcttcaagggacagtagacctgagtaattgatataaatttcagcttcatacctccacgcgttcctgagaaaaagggtcttgacagacggacagacggacaacaaagtgatcctataagggttccgttttttccttttgaggtacggaaccctaaaaattgcgggaagtagcttttgctgcggtaccgaccaatgcacACACTTCAATGGATGGTAtcaattatagtttgtgcgttttatgatgatatgcgtgatacattataattgacaatagtagggaagttacctaacaaaaattaatcgataatttaaaaatatcgaatcacttcgtaaaggaattgcaatcgaaattatcgatttcgtactgacatttcagtggtgccggcgatttaagatggccgcccttttttatcgatttgatttcgattcaacagagtcaatctctattgaatccctagcattgagatacttggcgtcaaccttcaagaaaagagcgtattccctcttaaaaggccggcaacgcacctgcagctcttctgatgttgcgagtgtccatgggcaacggtagctgcttaccatcaggtgacccgtttgctcgtttgcccgcttatttaattaaaaaaaaaaaaagaagacataagttccgtttcatgcatatgacatttttcaaatgttttcgtaacaataattttatactcctattttattttattttttattttctttattgaatACCAACAGCGTATTACAATTTGGAGCTTAACACTAAACATGTAACAATTAGTATGGCCAGTAACAGGTATTACATTGTTTGTCAAATTGTAGTGCTAtgtatttaacattataataaaaactatttcattaaaattagaaGACCGTCATCGTTATTATCGACACAATAAGGTCTTGACATGGTTACTATTTAATAAGCTAGTCAACTCCCAGTATTgtggttttaataaaatgtaaaatatttttgtcttagctaattaattatattaatataatgtatgtgtgtgtgtgtttgtgtgtatgtgtgtgtgcatgtgcggcaccctagccctacgacacGAAGTCTTGGGATCAGTGAAAAATACCACTAGGGTAGGTACCGCATGTAAGGTTTGTACATACAACATGTTTCTGCAAATTCAttcctcttttttttttctttaattaagtatcattttttaatatttttataacttcacTCTTGAATTTCGTTTTAGTATTGTAAGCAAATAGGTCTACagaattaaatttttttgtgtatgaGCGACTTATACGTGATATAACAGAGTTCTGTCCATAACTAGTGTTTGATGCAGGTATGTGCAGTAGGGGGGTGTTTCTAGTGCGGAATTTCGGCGTGCGGAAGGTAAGTTGTGACACGAGATCAGGGCAATCTATTTTACTATTAGCGATGTCGTACAGTAAACATAAGTCAAAAACAGTACGTCTCTGCTCCAGGGGCAAGAGATCAAACTCAGCGCAGCTCTCGTCATAGGAATCAAATCTTTTACCACAGCGGTAAGTCAGGTAAGTTATAAACTTTTTCTGAATGCGTTCCAGGCG
This genomic window from Aricia agestis chromosome 2, ilAriAges1.1, whole genome shotgun sequence contains:
- the LOC121739783 gene encoding protein lethal(2)denticleless, with the protein product MNDIQNVIDRQLGIYSRFNYDNILKRLVVYGEESYYGLQNTVLAANFDQDPPIFACRFSEAPGREHILALANEDGRVAIQDTSTVTSASSLEGFQCHNNAVFDLAWMPQNMNFVTVSGDHTACLWDVGEAAPRRIQMFASHTRSVKTAVFRPTEPSVFATGARDGHILIWDIRASSTQPLVIQKPDNCLMNCHASFTPKTPGSHGKRPRIDNQRAISITGLVFQDDTTLISCGEWDGNIKVWDLRKNYNIYKKEPLPKHSIPYCGSSTKNGYTNLIIDSSRVRLYASCMDNVIYCFNISTYNSLPERRYVGHENNTFYIKTSLSPDSMYLVSGSSDKNAYIWNVKYSQPIVKLTGHWAEVTCAAWCQKGDTKIVTCSDDARHKIWRIGREFPDKDEEVKGRAEVVPLVEVASLPQWGALEKTPNSLKRKMITTPSSHSTKRTRGLSESGTVRRTKRCLTDLMNATRDADEGESGIKRMKLDMPLIPEGDESKALSAPTKRRILCSDASVPNKKMCQDGEMPGPSDWTYLAPKPGTSFMTPTKNYEKKNCKILSPKSPKTISPGSSRSPVKVSPTKVRIISITTPTNNLPNFVLDGEAPHLRLMSPVKKKQDTTDWLTLMAREKKGKTDPVEKINLPAPSSPKEIPARRNSATEKTPKLTSKSRTLLKYFSVSNKK